One genomic segment of Chelmon rostratus isolate fCheRos1 chromosome 22, fCheRos1.pri, whole genome shotgun sequence includes these proteins:
- the LOC121625804 gene encoding LOW QUALITY PROTEIN: prestin-like (The sequence of the model RefSeq protein was modified relative to this genomic sequence to represent the inferred CDS: deleted 1 base in 1 codon) encodes MSPPASAMEQEEAAAREEADSPLMYRIERPVYDEAFIRSQLLHRRENSTTLRQRLAQQFRCSSEKAKAAALSFLPILTWLPSYPIKQYLFSDVVSGLSTGVVQLPQGLAYAMLAAVPPVYGLYSSFYPVLLYTFFGTSRHISIGTFAVISLMIGGVAVREAPDSMFYVQSANGSNTSAVLDVAARDARRVQVAVALTTLVGIIQFVLGLLRFGFVAIYLTEPLVRGFTTAASVHVVVSQLKYLLGVKTQRFSGPLSAVYSVMAVLSDIANTNVTTLILGLACIVFLYAVKDLNERFKKKLPIPIPGEIIVVIVSTGVSYGLSLSDDYQVDVVGKIPAGLLPPAAPDFSLLPRLVTDSFAVAIVGFSMGISLAKIFALKHGYSVDSNQELIALGLCNFISSFFQTFAVTCSMSRSLVQESTGGKTQIAGLLASLMVLLVVVAIGFIFQPLPQSALGSIIMVNLLGMFKQFRDIPSLWRSSKIELAIWLVSFVASVLFGLDYGLLVAVAFAILTVIYRTQSPQSAVLGHVSGTGLYCDVDEYEEAAEYEGIKIFHSNSSIYFANSDLYVNTLKEKTGVNPVHLQAARKARKKQREKANGNQNSPLKICARYKEQGVTHEVLSQKHVTEEQRNGQLEDRHSESDLEEAIFLEPLSTVHSIILDWTSASFIDSVGAKAIKQVIKEYAAVDVQVVIAGCSRNLLSELDALQFFTGIVTPATVFPTVHDAVLHCQRSNSARQPLRPASRPDGRRRP; translated from the exons ATGAGCCCTCCTGCCTCTGCTATGGAgcaagaagaagctgcagctcgGGAGGAGGCAGACTCGCCGCTGATGTACAGGATAGAGCGCCCGGTCTATGATGAAGCCTTCATCCGCTCGCAGCTTCTCCACCGCAGAGAAAACTCTACCACCCTCCGGCAGAGGCTGGCACAACAGTTCCG GTGCTCATCAGAGAAGGCCAAGGCAGCAGCTTTGAGCTTCCTACCAATTCTGACGTGGCTGCCATCCTATCCAATCAAGCAGTACCTGTTTTCGGATGTGGTCTCAGGTCTCAGCACGGGAGTTGTACAGCTTCCTCAAG GACTAGCCTATGCTATGCTGGCTGCCGTGCCTCCAGTTTATGGCCTCTACTCCTCGTTCTACCCGGTCCTGCTCTACACCTTCTTTGGCACGTCCAGACACATATCCATAG GCACCTTTGCAGTGATAAGTCTGATGATTGGGGGTGTCGCAGTGAGGGAGGCTCCAGACTCCATGTTTTACGTCCAGTCTGCCAACGGATCCAACACGTCTGCCGTCCTGGACGTGGCGGCTCGTGACGCCAGGCGGGTGCAGGTGGCCGTGGCGCTCACGACCCTGGTGGGAATCATCCAG tttgtcttggGTCTTCTCAGGTTTGGCTTTGTGGCGATCTACCTCACAGAGCCCTTAGTGCGAGGCTTCACTACAGCAGCATCCGTGCACGTTGTTGTCTCTCAGCTAAAGTACCTGCTGGGGGTGAAAACACAGCGCTTCAGTGGGCCCCTCTCTGCAGTTTAT AGCGTAATGGCGGTACTCAGTGACATCGCCAACACCAATGTCACCACGCTCATCCTGGGCCTCGCTTGCATCGTCTTCCTGTACGCGGTCAAAGACCTAAACGAGCGCTTCAAGAAGAAGCTGCCCATCCCCATTCCTGGAGAAATTATAGTGGTCATCGTGTCAACCGGCGTCTCGTATGGCCTGTCCTTATCAGACGACTACCAGGTGGATGTGGTTGGGAAGATACCGGCTGG gcttctccctcctgctgcccCAGACTTCTCCCTCTTACCCAGACTGGTCACAGACTCCTTTGCTGTAGCAATTGTAGGATTCTCAATGGGCATCTCGCTTGCTAAGATCTTTGCCTTGAAGCACGGCTACAGCGTGGACAGCAACCAG GAGCTGATTGCCCTCGGCCTGTGTAACTTCATCAGCTCTTTCTTCCAAACCTTCGCCGTCACTTGCTCCATGTCCAGGAGCCTGGTGCAGGAGAGCACTGGCGGGAAAACGcag ATCGCAGGGCTGCTGGCATCTCtcatggtgctgctggtggtggtggccaTCGGTTTCATCTTCCAGCCGCTCCCTCAG AGTGCCCTTGGTTCCATCATCATGGTGAACCTGTTGGGGATGTTCAAACAGTTCAGAGACATTCCAAgtctgtggaggagcagcaagATCGAACTG gccaTCTGGCTGGTATCCTTCGTGGCATCCGTGCTGTTTGGCCTGGATTATGGCCTCCTGGTAGCGGTTGCGTTCGCGATACTGACAGTCATCTACAGAACACAGAG CCCTCAAAGTGCCGTCCTGGGCCATGTGTCCGGCACAGGGCTGTACTGTGACGTGGACGAGTATGAAGAG GCGGCTGAATATGAGGGGATTAAGATTTTCCACTCCAACTCTTCAATCTACTTTGCTAACAGTGACCTTTATGTGAACACCCTGAAGGAGAAG ACAGGAGTAAACCCTGTGCACTTACAAGCTGCCCGGAAAGCCCggaagaagcagagggagaaggcCAATGGCAACCAGAACTCTCCACTGAAGATCTGTGCCAGG TATAAGGAGCAGGGAGTGACCCATGAGGTTTTGTCCCAGAAACATGTGACGGAGGAGCAGAGAAACGGCCAGCTGGAGGACAGACACAGCGAGTCAGACTTGGAGGAGGCCATCTTCCTCGAACCTCTCAGCACTGTCCACTCCATCATCCTGGACTGGACGTCTGCCAGCTTCATCGACTCTGTGGGAGCCAAAGCCATCAAACAG gttaTTAAGGAATATGCAGCTGTCGATGTTCAAGTGGTCATAGCCGGCTGCAGCA GAAACCTCCTGTCTGAGCTGGACGCCTTGCAGTTTTTCACGGGGATCGTGACTCCAGCGACGGTGTTCCCCACCGTCCACGATGCCGTGCTGCACTGTCAGCGCTCCAATTCC GCCCGCCAGCCGCTCCGACCAGCGTCGCGACCTGACGGGAGGCGACGCCCGTAA
- the psmc2 gene encoding 26S proteasome regulatory subunit 7 produces the protein MPDYLGDDQRKTKEEEKDDAPIRALDEGDIALLKTYGQSTYSRQIKQVEDDIQQLLKKINELTGIKESDTGLAPPALWDLAADKQTLQSEQPLQVARCTKIINADSEDPKYIINVKQFAKFVVDLSDQVAPTDIEEGMRVGVDRNKYQIHIPLPPKIDPTVTMMQVEEKPDVTYSDVGGCKEQIEKLREVVETPLLHPERFVNLGIEPPKGVLLFGPPGTGKTLCARAVANRTDACFIRVIGSELVQKYVGEGARMVRELFEMARTKKACLIFFDEIDAIGGARFDDGAGGDNEVQRTMLELINQLDGFDPRGNIKVLMATNRPDTLDPALMRPGRLDRKIEFSLPDLEGRTHIFKIHARSMSVERDIRFELLARLCPNSTGAEIRSVCTEAGMFAIRARRKIATEKDFLEAVNKVIKSYAKFSATPRYMTYN, from the exons ATGCCGGATTATTTAGGAGACGATCAAAGGAAGACtaaggaggaggaaaaggatgaCGCACCTATCAGAG CTTTGGATGAAGGGGACATCGCCCTGCTGAAGACATAT GGTCAAAGCACCTACTCCAGACAGATCAAACAAGTGGAAGAtgacatccagcagctgctcaaaaAGATCAACGAGCTGACAG GCATTAAGGAGTCAGACACAGGCCTGGCTCCACCAGCACTCTGGGATCTGGCTGCCGACAAACAGACTCTGCAGAGCGAACAGCCGCTGCAGGTGGCAAG ATGCACAAAGATCATCAACGCAGACTCCGAGGACCCCAAATACATTATCAACGTCAAACAGTTTGCCAAGTTTGTGGTGGACCTGAGCGACCAGGTGGCCCCGACTGACATCGAGGAGGGCATGAGAGTCgg TGTCGACAGAAACAAGTATCAGATCCACATTCCTCTGCCTCCTAAGATTGACCCAACTGTCACCATGATGCAG GTGGAGGAGAAGCCTGATGTGACCTACAGTGACGTTGGTGGATGTAAGGAGCAGATTGAGAAGCTGAGAGAAGTGGTCGAGACCCCCCTGCTCCAT cCTGAGAGGTTTGTCAATTTGGGTATCGAGCCTCCGAAAGGCGTGCTGCTGTTCGGGCCGCCCGGCACAGGAAAGACCCTGTGCGCCCGCGCCGTGGCGAACAGGACCGACGCCTGCTTCATCAGAGTCATCGGCTCTGAGCTGGTGCAGAAGTATGTGGGAGAG GGGGCCAGGATGGTGCGTGAACTGTTTGAGATGGCCAGGACAAAGAAGGCTTGTCTGATCTTCTTTGACGAAATCGATGCCATTGGAG GTGCTCGTTTTGATGACGGTGCTGGTGGAGACAACGAGGTCCAGAGGACTATGCTGGAGCTCATCAACCAGCTGGACGGCTTCGACCCTCGAGGCAACATCAAAGTCCTGATGGCCACCAACAGACCAGACACCCTAGACCCGGCCCTGATGAGACCTGGACGTCTGGACAGGAAGATCGAGTTCAGCCTGCCTGACCTGGAG ggtCGCACACACATCTTTAAGATCCATGCCCGCTCTATGAGTGTGGAGAGAGACATTCGCTTTGAGCTGCTGGCTCGCCTCTGTCCCAACAGCACTG GCGCTGAGATCCGCAGCGTGTGCACAGAGGCAGGCATGTTCGCCATCAGAGCCCGCAGGAAGATCGCCACAGAGAAAGACTTCCTGGAGGCCGTTAACAAGGTCATCAAGTCCTACGCCAAGTTCAGCGCCACCCCCAGATACATGACATACAactga
- the dnajc2 gene encoding dnaJ homolog subfamily C member 2, which yields MLLEALDGDETVVFTAAAASVQVQVEPVGRWFEAYMKRRNRSTSTSFQELEEEEESSDESEDEEFQLEEYPMLRTLDPKDWKNQDHYAVLGLAHLRYKATQKQIKAAHKAIVLKHHPDKRKAAGEQIVEGDNDYFTCITKAIEILSDPVKRRAFDSVDPTFDNAVPSKSEGKENFFEGFAPVFERNARWSSKKHVPKLGTMESSFEEVDNFYSFWYNFDSWREFSYLDEEEKEKAECRDERRWIEKQNRASRAQRKKEEMNRIRTLVDTAYSCDPRIKKFKEEEKARKESEKKAKADAKKREQEEKERARQAELEAARLLKEKEEEEAKQAAQQAKKEKEIQKKAIKKERQKLRTTCKNWNYFADNEADSVKMMEEVEKLCDRLELMSLQSLNEILASGSKDDSKAAVEKQVQEVNAQLQREKEAEVQARQAARSGDQASGGGGGGGGGGKGWNEDDLQLLIKAVNLFPAGTNARWEVIANYMNQHSTSGMKRTAKDVINKAKNLQRLDPLQKDEINRKAFEKFKKEHTSVAPSIDNAAPSERFDASGSDGNTAAWTTEEQKLLEQALKTYPVSTPERWEKIAAAVPGRSKKDCMKRYKELVEMVKAKKAAQEQVVGKSKK from the exons ATGTTGTTAGAAGCGCTGGACGGAGATGAAACGGTTGTCTTTACAGCCGCTGCCG CCTCTGTGCAGGTCCAGGTGGAGCCTGTGGGTCGATGGTTCGAGGCCTacatgaagaggaggaacaggagcaCATCCACGTCCTtccaggagctggaggaggaagaggagtcctCAGACGAGTCAGAGGATGAGGAGTTTCAGCTGGAGGAGTACCCCATGCTCCGGACACTTGACCCCAAAGACTGGAAG AATCAAGATCACTATGCCGTCCTCGGGCTTGCACACTTGAGGTACAAAGCCACGCAGAAACAGATCAAAGCTGCCC ACAAAGCGATTGTGTTGAAGCACCATCCTGACAAGAGGAAAGCTGCAGGAGAGCAGATTGTAGAGGGAGACAACGACTACTTCACCTGTATAACTAAAG CTATAGAAATCCTGTCGGACCCTGTGAAGAGGAGAGCCTTCGACAGTGTGGATCCTACCTTTGACAACGCCGTGCCTTCAAAGAGCGAAGGCAAAGAAAACTTTTTTGAGGGGTTCGCTCCCGTCTTTGAGAGAAATGCCAGATGGTCTTCCAAAAAGCACGTGCCCAAACTGGGAACCATGGAGTCCTCTTTTGAAGAAGTTGACAATTTTTACTCTTTTtg GTACAACTTTGATTCATGGAGGGAATTCTCCTACTtggatgaagaggaaaaggaaaaggctgAATG CCGAGATGAGAGGAGATGGATTGAAAAGCAGAATCGAGCTTCcagagctcagaggaagaaggaggagatgaaCAGAATACGAACACTAGTTG ATACCGCCTACAGCTGTGACCCTAGAATAAAGAaattcaaagaagaagaaaaagccaGGAAGGAGTCTGAGAAGAAGGCTAAAGCTGACGCCAagaagagggagcaggaggagaaggagcga gccCGGCAGGCGGAGCTGGAGGCAGCTCGTTTgctgaaggagaaggaggaggaggaggccaagCAGGCAGCCCAGCAGGccaagaaagagaaggagatcCAGAAGAAGGCCATCaagaaggagaggcagaaactCAGGACCACCTGCAAG AACTGGAATTACTTTGCTGACAATGAAGCTGACAGTGtgaagatgatggaggaggtggagaagctCTGTGATCGGCTGGAGCTGATGAG CCTGCAGTCCCTGAATGAAATCCTGGCCTCAGGCTCAAAAGACGACAGTAAGGCAGCTGTGGAGAAGCAG GTGCAGGAGGTGAACGcccagctgcagagggagaaggaggccGAGGTCCAGGCGAGGCAGGCGGCTCGCAGTGGCGACCAGgccagtggaggaggagggggcggaggAGGCGGGGGGAAGGGCTGGAACGAGGACGACCTCCAGCTGCTCATCAAAGCTGTCAACCTGTTCCCTGCTGGAACCAATGCCAG aTGGGAAGTTATTGCCAACTATATGAACCAGCACTCCACCAGTGGCATGAAGAGGACCGCCAAAGACGTCATCAACAAAGCCAAGAATCTACAACGGCTAG ATCCACTCCAGAAAGATGAGATCAACAGAAAAGCCTTTGAGAAGTTCAAGAAGGAGCACACTTCAGTAGCGCCCTCCATAGACAACGCTGCGCCCTCAGAGAGATTTGATG CCTCTGGGAGCGACGGTAACACTGCCGCATGGaccacagaggagcagaaactTCTGGAACAAGCCCTGAAGACCTACCCAGTCAGCACACCTGAGCGCTGGGAGAAGATCGCTGCTGCCGTCCCAGGACGAAGCAAGAAAGACTGTATGAAGAGGTACAAG GAACTGGTGGAGATGGTTAAAGCCAAGAAAGCTGCACAGGAACAAGTGGTGGGCAAGAGTAAAAAATGA
- the pmpcb gene encoding mitochondrial-processing peptidase subunit beta, with protein sequence MEGLAAKSWKNLGSSLCCCGGSHLGVRAGPGELSIFQITVHQISAIRHFLSGSHTIDNINNMATSLQRLTYAGRHLLQRQLLKTNSLSRLAAEPHRLLATQAAQQVALNVPETKVTTLENGLRVASEDAGLTTCTVGLWIDAGSRYENERNNGTAHFLEHMAFKGTRKRSQLDLELEIENMGAHLNAYTSREQTVYYAKAFSKDLPRAVEILADIIQNSMLGEAEIERERGVILREMQEVETNLQEVVFDYLHATAYQSTALGRTILGPTENIKTINRGDLVEYITTHYKGPRIVLAAAGGVSHDELIDLAKYHFGKLPGRYKGEAPALPLCHFTGSEIRVRDDKMPLAHIAIAVEAVGWSHPDTIPLMVANTLIGNWDRSFGGGVNLSSKLAQMACQGNLCHSFQSFNTCYTDTGLWGLYMVCEPGTINDMMRFTQMEWMSLCTSVTESEVARAKNLLKTNMLLHLDGSTPICEDIGRQMLCYSRRIPLHELEARIDAIDAKTIKDVCARYIFNKAPAIAAVGPIEHLPDYNQICSGMYWMRT encoded by the exons ATGGAAGGACTGGCCGCTAAAAGCTGGAAGAACCTGGGGTCGAGTTTGTGCTGTTGCGGCGGTTCCCATCTCGGTGTCCGAGCTGGACCCGGAGAGCTCTCCATCTTCCAGATCACCGTCCATCAGATCTCCGCCATCCGCCATTTCTTGTCTGGAAGCCACACGATAGATAAT ATAAACAACATGGCGACGTCCTTGCAGCGCCTCACGTATGCTGGGAGACATCTCCTACAAAGACAGTTACTGAAGACAAATTCCTTAAGCAGG ctcgCAGCTGAGCCGCACAGACTCTTGGCTACTCAGGCTGCTCAGCAGGTGGCTCTAAATGTTCCTGAAACTAAGGTGACCACTTTAGAAAACGGACTCCGAGTGGCTTCTGAGGACGCTGGGCTCACTACCTGTACA GTGGGTCTCTGGATAGACGCCGGCAGTCGCTATGAGAACGAGAGAAATAATGGCACGGCACATTTCCTGGAACATATGGCATTTAAG ggcaCCAGGAAGCGCTCCCAGCTGGACCTGGAGTTGGAGATCGAGAACATGGGGGCTCACCTGAACGCCTACACCTCCCGAGAGCAAACTGTGTATTACGCCAAAGCTTTCTCTAAAGATCTTCCACGAG CTGTGGAGATCCTGGCTGACATCATCCAGAACAGCATGCTGGGTGAGGCGGAGATCGAGAGGGAGCGAGGGGTGATCCTCAGAGAGATGCAGGAAGTGGAGACCAATCTGCAGGAAGTGGTCTTTGATTACCTGCACGCTACTGCGTACCAGTCCACAGCGCTGGGCAGGACCATCCTGGGCCCCACCGAGAACATCAA GACGATCAACAGAGGAGACCTGGTGGAGTACATCACTACTCACTACAAAGGCCCCAGAATAGTGCTGGCTGCTGCCGGAG GGGTTTCCCATGATGAGCTCATTGATTTGGCCAAGTACCATTTTGGAAAACTTCCTGGTAGATATAAAGGTGAAGCCCCAGCACTTCCTCTATGCCACTTCACAGGAAGTGAG ATCCGCGTGCGTGACGACAAGATGCCTCTGGCTCATATTGCCATCGCAGTGGAGGCGGTGGGATGGTCCCACCCCGACACCATCCCCCTCATGGTGGCAAACACACTTATTGGAAACTGGGACCGCTCGTTTGGTGGAGGTGTG AATCTGTCCAGCAAACTGGCTCAGATGGCCTGTCAGGGAAACCTGTGCCACAGCTTCCAGTCCTTCAACACCTGCTACACAGACACAGGCCTGTGGGGGCTCTACATGGTGTGTGAGCCCGGCACCATCAACGACATGATGCGCTTCACTCAGATGGAATG GATGTCTCTCTGCACGAGTGTGACGGAGAGCGAGGTGGCACGGGCCAAAAATCTGCTCAAGACCAACATGCTCCTGCACCTGGACG GATCCACCCCTATCTGCGAGGACATCGGCAGACAGATGCTGTGCTACAGTCGCAGGATCCCTCTGCATGAGCTGGAGGCCAGAATTGAT GCTATCGATGCTAAGACCATCAAGGATGTGTGTGCCAGATATATCTTCAACAAGGCCCCTGCCATCGCAGCAGTTG GTCCAATTGAACATCTGCCAGACTACAACCAGATCTGCAGTGGAATGTACTGGATGAGAACCTGA
- the phax gene encoding phosphorylated adapter RNA export protein, which produces MDGEVSTSSRNVETYNFVLARKIMEKEREMEKLKDQGEVSMLDAQLEEYMKGRDSEERAGGDAKRKRSAKERLGPRAEMDIKGRYEITEDDPEDKVVDEIAHRLQEPKKELIERVVEVIGKKKAIELLGETATLEENGGVYTMDGSRRRTPGGVYLNLLKNTPSITKAQVRQIFLEEHQKECRSKKAAQKRRRQLVSKKMKQAISTLNLQEHDDVSRETFASDTNEALESLEEPAEEEEEGQEETAVGIEETPVVYNSADLEVF; this is translated from the coding sequence ATGGATGGTGAAGTTAGCACGTCCAGCAGAAATGTGGAGACTTATAACTTTGTCCTGGCTCGTAAGAtaatggagaaggagagggagatggagaagcTGAAGGATCAAGGAGAGGTGAGCATGCTGGATGCCCAGCTGGAGGAGTACATGAAGGGTCGGGACTCAGAGGAGAGGGCAGGGGGTGACGCGAAGAGGAAGAGGTCAGCTAAAGAGAGACTGGGCCCCCGGGCGGAGATGGACATCAAGGGCCGGTATGAGATCACAGAGGACGACCCTGAGGACAAGGTGGTGGATGAGATCGCACACAGGCTGCAGGAGCCTAAGAAAGAACTGATCGAGCGGGTTGTCGAAGTCATCGGGAAGAAAAAAGCCATAGAACTGCTCGGAGAGACTGCCACACTGGAAGAAAACGGCGGCGTGTACACCATGGACGGCAGCAGGCGGCGAACACCTGGTGGTGTGTATCTCAACCTGCTCAAGAACACACCCAGCATCACCAAGGCCCAGGTCAGGCAGATATTCCTGGAGGAACACCAGAAAGAGTGCAGGAGCAAGAAGGCCGCCCAGAAGAGGAGGCGACAGCTGGTGTCCAAGAAGATGAAGCAGGCCATCAGCACGCTGAACCTGCAGGAGCACGACGATGTCTCCAGGGAGACTTTCGCCAGTGACACCAACGAGGCCTTGGAGTCACTGGAGgagcctgcagaggaggaagaggagggtcaGGAGGAAACCGCTGTGGGCATCGAGGAGACACCAGTGGTCTACAACTCTGCAGACCTGGAGGTCTTCTGA